One window of Microbispora sp. ZYX-F-249 genomic DNA carries:
- a CDS encoding response regulator transcription factor: MTIRVMICEDQEVVRTGYVTAFDAQPDMAVVGVAADGPAAVEAVTSLKPDVVVMDIHMPLMDGIEATRRIAGPGVAAPPKVLVVTTFNVDKYVYEALRAGASGFLLKDAPLLDLVNGVRTVARGESLLSPTVTRTLIGRFADRLRPAVPTPDEDPLAVLAPREREVLRLIARGLSNAEIAAELVISFETVRTYVSRILTKLDLRDRVQAVVFAYRTGFADDDR; this comes from the coding sequence ATGACCATCCGTGTCATGATCTGCGAGGACCAGGAGGTCGTCCGTACCGGCTACGTGACGGCGTTCGACGCGCAGCCGGACATGGCGGTGGTCGGCGTGGCCGCCGACGGCCCGGCCGCGGTCGAGGCGGTCACCAGCCTGAAGCCCGACGTGGTGGTCATGGACATCCACATGCCGCTGATGGACGGCATCGAGGCGACGAGGCGCATCGCCGGCCCCGGTGTCGCAGCGCCGCCGAAGGTACTGGTGGTGACCACGTTCAACGTGGACAAGTACGTCTACGAAGCCCTGCGTGCCGGAGCCAGCGGCTTCCTTCTGAAGGACGCCCCTCTCCTGGATCTGGTGAACGGCGTCCGCACCGTCGCCCGCGGAGAGTCCCTGCTGTCCCCCACCGTGACCCGTACCCTGATAGGTCGCTTCGCCGACCGCCTCCGCCCGGCCGTCCCCACCCCCGACGAGGATCCGCTGGCCGTCCTGGCTCCCCGCGAACGCGAGGTACTGCGGCTGATCGCCCGTGGCCTCTCCAACGCCGAGATAGCAGCGGAACTGGTAATCAGCTTCGAGACCGTCCGAACCTACGTCTCCCGGATCCTCACCAAACTGGACCTACGCGACCGCGTCCAGGCCGTGGTCTTCGCCTACCGCACAGGCTTCGCCGACGACGACCGCTGA
- a CDS encoding sensor histidine kinase, which produces MSGTWASDRLRRLWEVWRVYDATVWDRWLAVVSTGLAFVPALSIMSVQFGDLSGRPADAFQIVLILAQTVPLAVRTRWPAACLAINGTAFVIYETLGYPMQFGTVTVYIALYSVGAHQERFRWVIAVVASAAYVVLCVAIILLGSPVLQSDFLVFYLLFAACWLGGAFVRGQRLQEAERRRLATEAAAAAERARIARELHDVVTHHVTAIVVQADATQFVATSPDRVVTALSTIGGAGRRALAELRYLLDVLEATGESATPVVGSVRDLVEQSRSGGQPIELVEDGDQPPLPVGVGLAVYRVVQESLTNAVKYAEGRPTTVRIGYRDDRVEVEVTNAAAAVPVGARSGLSGGRGLTGLRERIGALGGELSAGEQPDGGFRVSASIPVGGTR; this is translated from the coding sequence ATGTCGGGGACCTGGGCCAGCGACCGCTTGCGGAGGTTGTGGGAGGTGTGGCGCGTCTACGACGCCACGGTGTGGGACCGGTGGCTGGCCGTCGTGTCCACCGGGCTGGCGTTCGTCCCGGCCTTGTCGATCATGAGCGTCCAGTTCGGCGACCTGTCAGGACGCCCGGCGGACGCGTTCCAGATCGTCCTGATCCTGGCCCAGACGGTGCCTCTGGCCGTGCGTACCCGATGGCCCGCCGCGTGCCTGGCGATCAACGGCACGGCTTTCGTGATCTACGAGACGCTCGGCTACCCGATGCAGTTCGGCACCGTGACGGTGTACATCGCGCTGTACTCGGTGGGCGCGCACCAGGAGCGGTTCCGGTGGGTCATCGCCGTCGTGGCATCGGCCGCGTACGTCGTGCTGTGCGTGGCCATAATCCTGCTCGGCTCACCGGTTCTGCAGAGCGACTTCCTGGTGTTCTACCTGCTTTTCGCCGCGTGCTGGCTGGGCGGCGCCTTCGTACGCGGGCAACGGCTCCAGGAGGCCGAGCGACGGCGGCTCGCCACCGAGGCCGCCGCCGCCGCGGAGCGGGCGCGCATCGCGCGGGAGCTGCACGACGTGGTGACCCACCACGTCACCGCCATCGTCGTGCAGGCCGACGCCACGCAGTTCGTGGCCACGTCGCCGGACCGCGTGGTCACGGCACTGTCCACGATCGGCGGCGCCGGCCGCCGAGCCCTGGCCGAGCTGCGGTATCTGCTGGACGTGCTGGAGGCGACCGGAGAGTCGGCCACGCCCGTCGTGGGCAGCGTGCGAGACCTGGTCGAACAGAGTCGAAGCGGCGGCCAGCCGATCGAACTGGTGGAAGACGGCGACCAGCCCCCGCTCCCGGTCGGCGTGGGGCTGGCCGTGTACCGCGTGGTGCAGGAGAGCCTGACGAACGCCGTCAAGTACGCCGAAGGCCGCCCCACCACCGTTCGCATCGGCTACCGGGACGACCGCGTGGAGGTCGAGGTGACGAACGCCGCCGCCGCGGTCCCCGTCGGCGCGAGAAGCGGCCTCTCCGGCGGCCGCGGCCTGACCGGACTGCGCGAACGGATAGGCGCGCTGGGCGGTGAGCTGTCCGCAGGCGAGCAACCGGACGGCGGTTTCCGAGTCTCCGCGTCGATCCCCGTAGGCGGTACCAGATGA
- a CDS encoding DUF5655 domain-containing protein: protein MPTSEPITAFDEFLENLDFARGLVKAGRALAAMRAGVVDVEDMYRAAWSQSVAGLDHWITREITERAVVLALNPDLPRPPRFSKLEIPVDAFERVYQGNGELGEVLRRCWGERFARSTHQRPAQIKEGLSHVVEGDLWRKVAEVMSATGPQVKPDQIRERLDEIIDRRNRIAHTADRNPAPPPARAELNDGDVVEVIDWLEKVAQAILTVLGDSVNPDDLIKAATNGGGPALVSSGGQWDERSLLQGLENSAGPAYNTLLAVYRHAESHLAFRGYSFGTGAFPSVTASFRVGAAEASVWSIYADVDKPVLSINFEWMRGRGVATERLERLLRHLRRLPGAERVLSPVIGADYAKRPSLTPEMLADGQDVVIDALNDLLAVDMEHEPAPADIDVPPAATSVVEENLARARRPLVVLYDRLERQIQALGDDVVKKTRKLYIAFQRTQNFACIEVHPQANELLIFVKVDPDSVQLEEGFSRDMRNIGHFGTGDLELRVRSQTDLEKAFPLIRQSYEVS from the coding sequence ATGCCGACGAGCGAGCCCATCACGGCGTTCGACGAGTTCCTTGAAAATCTCGATTTCGCGCGTGGACTCGTGAAGGCGGGGCGGGCGCTTGCTGCCATGCGCGCCGGCGTGGTGGACGTTGAGGACATGTACCGAGCGGCGTGGTCGCAGTCTGTGGCTGGATTGGACCATTGGATAACACGGGAGATCACAGAGAGGGCCGTAGTTCTGGCGCTCAACCCGGATCTGCCGCGGCCTCCGCGTTTCTCAAAACTGGAAATTCCGGTCGATGCCTTCGAACGCGTGTACCAAGGCAACGGGGAGTTGGGTGAGGTGCTGCGGCGCTGCTGGGGCGAGAGGTTCGCGCGCTCCACCCATCAGAGACCTGCCCAAATTAAGGAGGGCCTTTCGCACGTTGTCGAGGGCGACCTCTGGCGAAAGGTCGCTGAAGTGATGAGCGCAACCGGGCCCCAGGTCAAGCCTGATCAGATCAGGGAGCGCCTGGACGAGATCATCGATCGGCGGAACCGCATTGCACACACGGCGGACCGCAATCCAGCCCCGCCGCCGGCACGTGCGGAACTGAACGACGGGGATGTCGTCGAGGTTATCGACTGGCTGGAGAAGGTGGCTCAGGCGATCCTGACGGTGCTCGGTGACTCAGTGAATCCTGACGATCTCATCAAGGCGGCGACAAACGGCGGTGGGCCGGCGTTGGTGTCTTCAGGGGGGCAATGGGATGAACGGAGCCTGTTGCAGGGCCTCGAGAACAGCGCAGGTCCGGCGTACAACACCTTGCTCGCGGTGTACCGCCATGCAGAGAGCCATCTCGCCTTCCGGGGATATTCATTCGGTACGGGGGCCTTCCCATCGGTGACCGCCTCCTTCCGGGTGGGGGCAGCGGAGGCGTCGGTGTGGAGTATCTACGCCGACGTGGACAAGCCGGTACTTTCGATCAACTTCGAGTGGATGCGCGGTCGGGGCGTAGCCACGGAACGTCTAGAACGGCTCCTGCGGCACCTCAGGCGGCTACCCGGGGCGGAGCGGGTTCTCAGCCCGGTGATCGGCGCTGATTATGCGAAGCGTCCGTCTCTCACCCCCGAGATGCTGGCCGATGGACAGGACGTTGTCATCGACGCGCTCAACGACTTGCTCGCCGTGGATATGGAGCACGAGCCCGCGCCCGCCGACATCGACGTGCCCCCCGCAGCGACCAGTGTTGTCGAGGAGAACCTCGCCCGCGCTCGACGGCCACTGGTCGTCCTGTATGACCGGCTAGAAAGGCAGATTCAGGCGCTTGGAGACGATGTCGTCAAGAAGACCCGCAAGCTCTACATCGCCTTCCAGCGGACCCAGAACTTCGCCTGCATAGAGGTTCACCCTCAAGCCAACGAGCTCCTCATCTTCGTGAAGGTCGACCCCGACTCCGTTCAGTTAGAGGAGGGCTTCAGCCGGGACATGCGGAACATCGGTCATTTTGGTACCGGGGACCTCGAGCTTCGGGTACGAAGCCAAACGGACCTGGAGAAAGCGTTCCCGTTGATTCGGCAGAGCTACGAAGTCAGTTGA
- a CDS encoding alpha/beta hydrolase: MGNTIRVRVVVAGALTAVAGAGAVIGGQPAGARTVATTGPVQTSIKWGECPEPAPGAKRDPRQTCGTVKVPLDYRRPGGQTITVAVSRIATAKHGKKRGDLLVNPGGPGLQGLDMPGQMALTLPRGVLDSYDLIGFDARGVGHSTPMSCGLSGDSLLTIFPYPGAGGSIEGNVTTARAVARQCATIGDKLRFFNSANTARDMDRIRQALGARKISYWGQSFGTYLGAVYASLFPRNTDRMVLEGNVDPGKVWAKMLNTWNQGMNDRFPDAARVAAADDAELGLGGTAGEVTDTFLALADRLDRKPATMPGTPVAISGAMLRGVTYQMLQRNEMLAPLTQFWKAAADLSAGKTPADAGVAVLRQILADTPAAKGVPADNQATMVLAMLCGDTTWSREVDSYADATAAARAKYPLSAGMPNNILPCAFWSQKPIEPVVKVTSHGSRNILILQNRRDNATPWAAGRGMHRALGDRAGFLGVEHGGHFVYGTGSTCADKATVAFLIKGTLPAKDVSCAGPRP, encoded by the coding sequence ATGGGAAACACCATCCGCGTACGCGTCGTCGTCGCCGGCGCACTGACCGCGGTCGCGGGAGCGGGGGCGGTGATCGGCGGGCAGCCGGCCGGCGCCAGGACCGTGGCGACCACCGGCCCGGTCCAGACTTCGATCAAGTGGGGTGAGTGTCCGGAACCCGCGCCGGGCGCCAAACGGGACCCCAGGCAAACCTGCGGCACGGTCAAGGTGCCTCTGGACTACCGCCGCCCCGGCGGACAGACCATCACCGTCGCGGTCTCCAGGATCGCCACCGCCAAGCACGGCAAGAAGCGCGGCGACCTGCTGGTCAACCCGGGGGGTCCGGGGCTGCAGGGCCTGGACATGCCCGGCCAGATGGCGCTCACGCTCCCGAGGGGGGTGCTGGACTCCTACGACCTGATCGGGTTCGACGCGCGCGGCGTCGGCCACAGCACCCCGATGAGCTGCGGTCTGTCCGGCGACAGCCTTCTCACCATCTTCCCCTACCCCGGGGCCGGCGGCTCGATCGAGGGCAACGTCACCACCGCGCGCGCCGTCGCCCGGCAGTGCGCCACGATCGGTGACAAGCTCCGCTTTTTCAACAGCGCGAACACAGCGCGCGACATGGATCGCATTCGCCAGGCGCTCGGGGCGCGGAAGATCTCCTACTGGGGCCAGTCCTTCGGCACCTACCTCGGCGCGGTCTACGCCTCGCTGTTCCCCCGCAACACCGACCGGATGGTGCTGGAGGGCAACGTCGACCCGGGCAAGGTGTGGGCGAAGATGCTGAACACCTGGAACCAGGGCATGAACGACCGGTTCCCGGACGCCGCCCGCGTGGCCGCGGCGGACGACGCCGAACTCGGGCTGGGCGGCACCGCCGGCGAGGTCACCGACACCTTCCTCGCGCTGGCCGACCGCCTCGACCGGAAGCCGGCCACGATGCCGGGCACACCGGTGGCCATCAGTGGTGCGATGCTGCGCGGCGTCACGTACCAGATGTTGCAGCGCAACGAGATGCTTGCCCCACTCACGCAATTCTGGAAGGCGGCGGCCGACCTGTCCGCCGGCAAGACCCCGGCGGACGCGGGCGTCGCCGTGCTCCGGCAGATTCTCGCCGACACCCCGGCTGCGAAGGGCGTGCCGGCGGACAACCAGGCCACGATGGTCCTGGCCATGCTCTGCGGGGACACCACCTGGTCGCGAGAGGTGGACTCCTACGCCGACGCCACCGCGGCCGCCCGCGCGAAGTACCCGCTGAGCGCGGGCATGCCCAACAACATCCTGCCGTGCGCGTTCTGGTCGCAGAAGCCGATCGAGCCGGTGGTCAAGGTCACCTCGCACGGTTCGCGCAACATCCTGATCCTGCAGAACCGCCGCGACAACGCCACACCCTGGGCCGCGGGCCGGGGAATGCACAGGGCCCTGGGTGACCGCGCCGGCTTCCTCGGCGTCGAGCACGGCGGCCACTTCGTCTACGGCACCGGCTCGACCTGCGCCGACAAGGCCACCGTCGCGTTCCTGATCAAGGGCACCCTGCCGGCCAAGGACGTCTCCTGCGCCGGCCCCCGGCCCTGA